A single window of Treponema denticola ATCC 35405 DNA harbors:
- a CDS encoding energy-coupling factor transporter transmembrane component T family protein translates to MNTKRKADPRTVLGIVFIFISFGLAVNKPLPSHVLLIICNFYLWDVRAYRESVLYSGMYSIIAVSMFYIHYIPNSTIALMIVSLSYFIQKFVIAVMMIIFLKKKTSMPSIISAMQTMKFPNIIAIPLIVVFRYLPSLKEDYGCLKDSLKIRGISISGLRFLMHPIRSLELIIVPILFRSLRIAEELSTSVLLRGIENYKNRTNIYPLKFTKTDFVYGLCTAIAVGAVSYLQFSNIF, encoded by the coding sequence GTGAATACAAAAAGAAAAGCGGATCCGAGAACGGTACTCGGCATTGTATTTATTTTTATCTCGTTCGGTCTTGCCGTCAATAAGCCTCTCCCCTCACATGTTTTACTTATTATTTGTAATTTCTATTTATGGGATGTACGCGCTTATCGTGAATCCGTTTTATACAGCGGAATGTATAGTATCATTGCTGTGTCGATGTTTTATATTCATTATATTCCGAATTCGACAATTGCTCTCATGATTGTATCCTTAAGTTATTTTATTCAAAAATTCGTTATTGCGGTTATGATGATTATATTCTTGAAAAAGAAAACTTCCATGCCCTCTATTATATCGGCTATGCAGACGATGAAATTTCCAAACATAATAGCAATTCCCTTAATCGTTGTATTTAGGTATCTCCCGTCCTTAAAAGAAGATTACGGCTGTTTAAAAGACAGTTTAAAAATAAGAGGAATTTCTATTTCGGGCTTAAGGTTTTTAATGCATCCCATTCGTTCTTTGGAACTTATAATTGTTCCGATTTTATTTAGAAGTCTTCGCATAGCTGAGGAACTTTCCACATCGGTTTTGCTGAGAGGAATTGAAAATTATAAAAACAGAACAAATATCTATCCGCTCAAATTTACGAAAACGGATTTTGTATACGGATTATGTACGGCTATTGCTGTGGGTGCGGTATCGTACTTACAGTTTAGTAATATTTTTTAA